A window from Agelaius phoeniceus isolate bAgePho1 chromosome 13, bAgePho1.hap1, whole genome shotgun sequence encodes these proteins:
- the PARP16 gene encoding protein mono-ADP-ribosyltransferase PARP16 isoform X2 has protein sequence MSASSPGPGEAAPGAREAARRDPLAADLRCSLFAAALQSYKRDSALRPFPGRYASGDSKDFEGLLADTKALPSLKELLESVPNTDKRTWELFSWILSSKVFMIQSTKKQETSLFGEGTYLTSDLSLALLYSPHGLGWQRSALGSVLSCVAVCEIIDHPDVKCQVKKKDSEEIDRKRARVKNSEGGDVPQKYFVVTNNQLLRVKYLLVYSQKQQRRPSNESSWFYTHRFAVMMMLYLLLLIVIGASNSPTFIYYWHRMFDSER, from the exons ATGTCAGCGTcgagccccggccccggcgaGGCGGCCCCGGGCGCCAGGGAGGCGGCGCGGCGGGACCCGCTGGCCGCCGATCTGCGGTGCAGCCTGTTCGCCGCCGCGCTGCAGAGCTACAAGCGCGACTCGGCGTTGAGGCCCTTCCCGGGCCGCTACGCCAGCGGCGACAGCAAGGACTTCGAGGGGCTG CTTGCAGATACCAAGGCTCTACCAAGCCTGAAAGAGCTTCTGGAATCTGTTCCAAATACAGATAAAAGGACCTGGGAGCTGTTTAGTTGGATTCTATCATCTAAAGTCTTCATGATACAAAGTACTAAGAAACAGGAG ACATCCCTGTTTGGTGAAGGCACCTATCTGACCAGTGAcctgagcctggctctgctgtaCAGCCCTCATGGTCTTGGCTGGCAGCGAAGTGCACTGGGCTCTGTCCTCAGCTGTGTGGCTGTCTGTGAGATCATTGACCACCCAGATGTAAAGTGTCAGGTGAAAAAGAAAG ATTCAGAAGAAATAGACAGAAAAAGAGCAAGAGTGAAAAACAGTGAAGGGGGAGATGTACCACAGAAATACTTTGTTGTCACAAACAACCAGCTTTTACGAGTTAAATACTTGCTAGTGTATTCACAGAAGCAGCAAAGGAG gCCTTCTAATGAATCTTCCTGGTTCTACACCCACCGTTTTGCTGTAATGATGATGCTGTACCTGCTGTTGCTGATAGTGATAGGGGCCAGCAACTCACCCACCTTCATCTACTACTGGCACAGAATGTTTGACTCGGAGAGATGA
- the PARP16 gene encoding protein mono-ADP-ribosyltransferase PARP16 isoform X1 has product MSASSPGPGEAAPGAREAARRDPLAADLRCSLFAAALQSYKRDSALRPFPGRYASGDSKDFEGLLADTKALPSLKELLESVPNTDKRTWELFSWILSSKVFMIQSTKKQEYKKIQELTGMSGAAVPAPHYLFEIMYCDQMNTKFAETKGERDLIYAFHGSRLENFHSILHHGLHCHLNRTSLFGEGTYLTSDLSLALLYSPHGLGWQRSALGSVLSCVAVCEIIDHPDVKCQVKKKDSEEIDRKRARVKNSEGGDVPQKYFVVTNNQLLRVKYLLVYSQKQQRRPSNESSWFYTHRFAVMMMLYLLLLIVIGASNSPTFIYYWHRMFDSER; this is encoded by the exons ATGTCAGCGTcgagccccggccccggcgaGGCGGCCCCGGGCGCCAGGGAGGCGGCGCGGCGGGACCCGCTGGCCGCCGATCTGCGGTGCAGCCTGTTCGCCGCCGCGCTGCAGAGCTACAAGCGCGACTCGGCGTTGAGGCCCTTCCCGGGCCGCTACGCCAGCGGCGACAGCAAGGACTTCGAGGGGCTG CTTGCAGATACCAAGGCTCTACCAAGCCTGAAAGAGCTTCTGGAATCTGTTCCAAATACAGATAAAAGGACCTGGGAGCTGTTTAGTTGGATTCTATCATCTAAAGTCTTCATGATACAAAGTACTAAGAAACAGGAG TACAAGAAGATCCAGGAACTCACAGGGATGTCTGGGGCTGCAGTTCCTGCTCCACACTATCTCTTTGAGATCATGTACTGTGATCAAATGAACACCAAATTTGCTGAGACAAAGGGAGAGCGGGACCTTATCTATGCCTTCCATGGGAGCCGCCTGGAGAACTTCCATTCCATCCTGCAccatggcctgcactgccactTGAACAGG ACATCCCTGTTTGGTGAAGGCACCTATCTGACCAGTGAcctgagcctggctctgctgtaCAGCCCTCATGGTCTTGGCTGGCAGCGAAGTGCACTGGGCTCTGTCCTCAGCTGTGTGGCTGTCTGTGAGATCATTGACCACCCAGATGTAAAGTGTCAGGTGAAAAAGAAAG ATTCAGAAGAAATAGACAGAAAAAGAGCAAGAGTGAAAAACAGTGAAGGGGGAGATGTACCACAGAAATACTTTGTTGTCACAAACAACCAGCTTTTACGAGTTAAATACTTGCTAGTGTATTCACAGAAGCAGCAAAGGAG gCCTTCTAATGAATCTTCCTGGTTCTACACCCACCGTTTTGCTGTAATGATGATGCTGTACCTGCTGTTGCTGATAGTGATAGGGGCCAGCAACTCACCCACCTTCATCTACTACTGGCACAGAATGTTTGACTCGGAGAGATGA